A DNA window from Ralstonia solanacearum K60 contains the following coding sequences:
- a CDS encoding type III effector protein, giving the protein MPSFSRFFTSAPTASSRTATAYAQVMPEPAAQQPALPKVRKTSNLPGPLRGLLDKRTAKYERTMAKLSDDAELQQALMNPGSSTSNRQIRAIHQEAKKRVERGQWNPQPPATTRHAGGAEPTTADAPDTGHAQAQAQSAAPIPQVGKTSILPGPLRNRIDSRTAKYERAVARLSDDTKLQQALLGQDPDMDGRMSGRMTRAFQQEAKKRAQSGQWNPQPPVTTRHAGDTEPPATDATDTTETSHAQAHAETQAPAPEQTAVFDRTPSRGSDHLSSRSSSMRSRSAHSEVRTDAPPPPPLGPVIDPDTGALNKASLRQLVNALADTLQAELGKLGAALADQIRSIETIAADDARTAPHEVGLAVRDAFAQAAMLARDLFGELRARRPADPRLADACQGIAALLNEFKRRHLSASAHDVMNHYADKEADNLERKAPGIGQGKGGSNIVTGTSGGLTYSLLPKTGYAGPDISVGASGGKGRIYFADDDGDIDHWPWGQAYLKASLGGALGKWAAKLTGRLDLLAGNTWFEHNDLREMVKLVANNDANHTWMPSAGPNARKVRQALEALANTLSTTVGRNYTEAAGKPLYLNDEKIAKGVNTFKMTLLAAAIDDKLGGSSHFSDLVKTAYPAPVDVLAGRIHSDEKPPLPLPPRHDVPDSVGYADGNLHYRQATASVDASVGNQTHGGTNLEASGAFGLNLRGNVAQYFMEFGEAPHAQLDPGHQKDYRQVFQQHQLLDDACGNGTPPAQLHLYNQMRRTLGQIDMGTPAFPFAKTEQHLYGDAASVPAQFHNAIAHASSEQLNHVTEQLEQLKHTYLDFVTDASAVLAKNDKFMPSKERAVLDRERQAAFDRINHAVWQGRYSRKDALAHPGAFIAKSHASLSLALGCAGTHMSVVKQQIAQRHALDQQLDLNHGSADAGATNDAIKQTIKDADSTYLTVRELMDKTYLPLKNYDVRTASPLKEAGIWRRWDTALRAQASGGAQSSLFNTIMSRLRTKSTQVPLGDLTGTISVSNSAGQVALAAEARLMYADHQLNPSRTGKFWQFTFTAQGGAPISGALINQAVKAVIEKFMPNMRIEDEKFDPHELIRQTQGLMFDITDGTSIVVKLRQAPDVENAAMQLQYVRVLRNKSSGLNASMTIPTPAGTFTPWVSHTDSGQSLAGEIVGSDKSYLIMQHPAFSKTVDPLLAKIEAQPNHAAAIAGELRQALDADTTLRNRYLASPTMMADVLQEHADAMEELATAAAENRPPKIKNEFLRYYAAEPFARVNSVATQVASHAPGSTANGQDPFTIAKPLSERFDVSHLDLPAMRAQLQALKTIEDRADYLCGAQGRPLLAAFSKVIGNMRAINSAAFFHGDKSSIGFRSMLRDPGALAREKKQIDAALHGKPAPTSPLGRLRASMQPANTLDVKRLSLAQLQHLANQGRPQTGQAAASEGAPRNQRVIERELARRKERLGDAFPAGNEPAA; this is encoded by the coding sequence ATGCCCTCCTTTTCCCGATTCTTCACCAGCGCCCCCACCGCTAGCTCGCGCACCGCGACGGCCTATGCTCAAGTCATGCCGGAACCGGCGGCGCAGCAGCCGGCCTTGCCCAAGGTCCGGAAAACGTCGAACCTGCCGGGCCCGTTGCGCGGCCTGCTCGACAAGCGCACGGCGAAATACGAAAGAACCATGGCCAAGCTGTCGGACGATGCCGAGCTGCAGCAGGCGCTCATGAACCCGGGGAGCAGCACGAGCAACCGACAGATCCGCGCGATCCACCAGGAAGCGAAAAAGCGCGTGGAGCGCGGGCAGTGGAATCCGCAGCCCCCCGCGACCACCCGCCATGCCGGCGGCGCCGAGCCCACGACAGCGGATGCACCGGATACCGGCCACGCTCAGGCACAAGCACAGTCCGCGGCGCCCATCCCCCAGGTCGGGAAGACGTCGATCCTGCCCGGCCCGTTGCGCAACCGGATCGATAGCCGCACAGCGAAATACGAACGCGCCGTGGCCCGCCTGTCGGACGACACCAAGCTGCAGCAAGCGCTCCTGGGCCAGGATCCGGACATGGACGGCCGCATGAGCGGCCGCATGACCCGGGCGTTCCAACAGGAAGCGAAAAAACGCGCGCAGAGCGGGCAATGGAATCCACAGCCCCCCGTGACCACCCGCCATGCCGGCGACACCGAGCCCCCGGCAACGGATGCCACCGATACAACGGAAACCAGCCACGCGCAGGCGCACGCAGAGACACAGGCACCGGCTCCCGAACAGACAGCGGTGTTCGACCGGACACCGTCACGGGGCTCCGACCATCTCTCCAGCCGCTCAAGCAGCATGCGAAGCCGCTCGGCGCACTCCGAGGTGCGCACCGATGCCCCACCCCCGCCGCCCCTCGGGCCCGTGATCGACCCCGACACCGGCGCACTGAACAAGGCAAGCCTGCGGCAGTTGGTGAATGCCTTGGCCGACACGCTGCAGGCCGAGCTCGGCAAACTTGGGGCCGCACTGGCTGACCAGATCCGCAGCATCGAAACGATTGCCGCCGACGACGCTCGCACGGCACCGCACGAAGTCGGCCTCGCCGTGCGCGATGCGTTCGCCCAGGCGGCCATGCTCGCGCGCGACCTGTTCGGCGAACTCCGTGCCCGCCGTCCGGCCGACCCGCGCCTGGCCGACGCATGCCAAGGCATCGCCGCGCTGCTCAATGAGTTCAAGCGCCGGCACCTGAGCGCCAGCGCGCATGACGTCATGAACCACTACGCGGACAAGGAAGCCGACAACCTGGAGCGCAAGGCCCCCGGCATCGGCCAGGGCAAGGGCGGCTCCAACATCGTGACAGGCACGTCGGGGGGCCTGACTTACTCCCTGCTCCCGAAGACCGGCTACGCGGGCCCCGACATCTCCGTCGGCGCCAGCGGCGGCAAAGGCCGGATCTATTTCGCCGACGACGACGGCGATATCGACCACTGGCCCTGGGGCCAGGCCTACCTCAAGGCGTCCCTGGGCGGCGCACTCGGCAAGTGGGCCGCCAAGCTGACCGGCCGGCTGGACCTGCTGGCCGGCAACACCTGGTTCGAACACAATGACCTGCGCGAGATGGTCAAGCTGGTCGCCAACAACGACGCCAACCACACCTGGATGCCGTCGGCCGGTCCGAACGCGCGCAAGGTCAGGCAGGCACTGGAGGCGCTGGCCAACACCCTCTCCACGACGGTCGGCCGCAACTACACGGAAGCGGCAGGCAAGCCGCTGTACCTGAACGACGAGAAGATCGCCAAGGGCGTCAACACGTTCAAGATGACGCTGCTCGCCGCGGCGATCGACGACAAGCTGGGCGGCAGCAGCCACTTCAGCGACCTGGTGAAAACGGCCTACCCCGCGCCGGTCGACGTGCTGGCCGGACGCATCCACTCGGACGAAAAGCCACCGCTGCCGTTGCCTCCCCGGCATGACGTGCCGGACTCGGTAGGCTACGCCGACGGCAACCTGCACTACCGCCAGGCGACGGCCAGCGTCGATGCCAGCGTCGGCAACCAGACGCACGGTGGCACCAACCTGGAAGCGAGCGGCGCGTTCGGGCTCAACCTGCGCGGCAACGTGGCGCAGTACTTCATGGAGTTCGGCGAAGCGCCCCATGCGCAGCTCGACCCGGGCCACCAGAAGGACTACCGGCAGGTCTTCCAGCAGCACCAGTTGCTCGACGATGCTTGCGGCAACGGAACGCCGCCGGCCCAGTTGCATCTGTACAACCAGATGCGCCGCACCCTGGGGCAAATCGACATGGGCACACCGGCGTTTCCTTTCGCGAAAACGGAACAGCATCTCTACGGCGATGCGGCATCCGTCCCGGCCCAGTTCCACAATGCCATCGCGCACGCCAGCAGCGAGCAGCTCAATCACGTCACCGAGCAGTTGGAGCAGCTCAAGCACACCTATCTGGACTTCGTCACGGACGCCTCGGCCGTGCTCGCCAAGAACGACAAGTTCATGCCCTCCAAGGAACGCGCAGTGCTGGACCGCGAGCGCCAAGCCGCGTTCGATCGCATCAACCACGCCGTCTGGCAAGGGCGGTACTCGCGCAAGGACGCACTGGCGCACCCCGGCGCGTTCATCGCGAAAAGCCACGCATCCCTCAGCCTGGCGCTGGGCTGCGCCGGCACGCACATGTCCGTGGTCAAGCAGCAGATCGCACAGCGCCACGCGCTGGACCAGCAGCTCGACCTGAACCACGGCAGCGCAGACGCCGGCGCCACGAACGACGCCATCAAGCAAACCATCAAGGATGCGGACTCGACGTACCTCACCGTGCGCGAGCTGATGGACAAGACCTACCTGCCGCTCAAGAACTACGACGTCCGCACGGCCAGCCCGCTGAAGGAAGCGGGGATATGGCGACGCTGGGACACCGCCCTGCGAGCCCAGGCCTCCGGCGGCGCGCAGAGCAGCCTGTTCAACACCATCATGAGCCGGCTGCGCACCAAATCGACCCAGGTGCCGCTGGGCGACCTGACCGGCACCATCTCGGTCTCCAACAGCGCCGGCCAGGTCGCGCTGGCCGCCGAAGCCCGCCTGATGTATGCGGACCACCAGCTCAACCCCAGCCGCACCGGCAAGTTCTGGCAGTTCACCTTCACCGCCCAGGGCGGCGCGCCCATCTCCGGCGCGCTGATCAACCAGGCGGTCAAGGCCGTCATCGAGAAGTTCATGCCCAACATGCGGATCGAAGACGAGAAGTTCGACCCGCACGAACTGATCCGCCAGACCCAGGGCCTGATGTTCGACATCACCGACGGCACCAGCATCGTCGTCAAGCTGCGCCAGGCCCCCGACGTGGAGAACGCCGCGATGCAACTGCAATACGTGCGCGTGCTGCGCAACAAGAGCAGCGGGCTGAACGCCTCGATGACGATCCCGACACCCGCCGGCACCTTCACGCCGTGGGTCTCGCACACCGACAGCGGCCAGAGCCTCGCCGGGGAGATCGTCGGATCGGACAAGAGCTACCTGATCATGCAGCACCCGGCCTTCTCCAAGACCGTGGACCCGCTCCTCGCCAAGATCGAAGCGCAGCCGAACCACGCCGCAGCCATCGCCGGCGAGCTGCGCCAGGCGCTGGATGCCGACACGACACTGCGCAACCGCTACCTCGCCAGCCCCACCATGATGGCGGACGTGCTGCAAGAGCACGCCGACGCCATGGAAGAACTGGCCACGGCCGCCGCGGAAAACCGCCCGCCCAAGATCAAGAACGAGTTCCTGCGCTACTACGCGGCCGAGCCTTTCGCGCGCGTAAACAGCGTCGCGACCCAGGTCGCCAGCCACGCGCCCGGCTCCACCGCCAACGGCCAGGATCCGTTCACGATCGCCAAGCCGCTGTCCGAGCGCTTCGATGTCAGCCACCTGGACCTGCCGGCCATGCGCGCGCAACTGCAGGCGCTGAAAACGATCGAGGACCGCGCGGACTACCTGTGCGGCGCGCAAGGACGGCCGCTGCTGGCAGCCTTCAGCAAGGTCATCGGCAACATGCGCGCGATCAACTCGGCCGCCTTCTTCCACGGCGACAAGAGCAGCATCGGCTTCCGCTCGATGCTGCGCGACCCTGGCGCCCTGGCGCGCGAAAAGAAGCAGATCGACGCCGCCCTGCACGGCAAGCCGGCGCCGACCAGCCCGCTCGGCCGCCTGCGTGCGAGCATGCAACCGGCCAACACGCTCGACGTCAAGCGTCTGAGCCTGGCCCAACTGCAGCACCTGGCCAACCAGGGTCGTCCGCAGACCGGGCAGGCAGCCGCAAGCGAAGGGGCGCCGCGCAACCAGCGGGTGATCGAACGCGAACTGGCCCGCCGCAAGGAACGGCTCGGGGATGCCTTCCCGGCCGGCAACGAGCCGGCGGCTTGA
- a CDS encoding sigma-70 family RNA polymerase sigma factor produces the protein MPQACLPATDVASDWFRQHYAWLAGRMGRKTGCRFGAEDLASEAFAQLLQMPDWQGIREPRALLTTIAQRLLYDIWRRRDLELAYQAWAAVQPEATLPSPEERALVLEALATIDRLLDGLPVKARTAFLYSQLDGLTYPEIAERLNVSVRMVQKYMTQAMRLCYLAGVS, from the coding sequence GTGCCACAAGCCTGCCTGCCTGCCACCGACGTGGCGTCCGACTGGTTCCGACAACATTACGCCTGGCTGGCTGGCCGCATGGGGCGCAAGACGGGCTGCCGTTTCGGGGCGGAAGACCTCGCATCGGAGGCATTCGCGCAACTGCTGCAGATGCCGGATTGGCAGGGCATCCGCGAGCCGCGCGCGCTGCTGACCACCATTGCGCAGCGGCTGCTGTACGACATCTGGCGCCGGCGCGACCTGGAGCTGGCTTACCAGGCGTGGGCGGCGGTGCAGCCCGAGGCCACGCTGCCGTCGCCCGAGGAGCGGGCGCTGGTGCTGGAGGCCCTGGCCACCATCGACCGGCTGCTGGACGGCCTGCCCGTCAAGGCGCGCACCGCTTTCCTGTACAGCCAGCTGGACGGTCTGACCTATCCGGAAATCGCCGAGCGGCTGAACGTCTCGGTGCGCATGGTGCAGAAGTACATGACCCAGGCGATGCGCCTGTGCTACCTGGCAGGGGTGTCGTGA
- a CDS encoding type III secretion protein HrpV, with protein MTRISGPSSAIYTSPDPATTTQPTAATPAPSRKRHRHLHEREIEHDQEHVILQQEQLTGRRKLMARLAKRIRRPGPNRRSATNAAEEPTTDSDFEELLMIMEEHARLSKPLLIGPSKQGNPHEGRQGRGSNPQSDLAGRHAMLRRYLLEVSEQQEKPSADKAASAADKPSAGSGQGTGSAAPIVSAERRELAAQLSGTAEIPTYKLLLAELCALVYAVRAGNTMPLRLALNLSRAFIKASPLAGAPDTLLAVKKDLVANVPPAEAKAKSEREETFYLLLPLMLLSASLPRTSEMKSEGYARSGALGRRWEAEVWSHQASVVGMSVRPINVSA; from the coding sequence ATGACGCGCATCTCGGGTCCATCCTCCGCTATCTACACGTCGCCGGACCCGGCCACCACGACGCAGCCGACGGCGGCCACGCCGGCCCCCAGCCGCAAGCGGCACCGGCACCTGCACGAACGCGAGATCGAGCACGACCAGGAACACGTGATCCTGCAGCAGGAGCAGCTGACGGGCCGGCGCAAGCTCATGGCCAGGCTGGCCAAGCGCATCCGGCGGCCGGGCCCCAACCGGCGCAGCGCGACCAATGCCGCGGAAGAGCCGACCACCGACAGCGACTTCGAAGAGTTGCTGATGATCATGGAGGAGCATGCCCGGCTCAGCAAGCCCCTCCTGATCGGCCCGAGCAAGCAGGGCAACCCGCACGAAGGCAGGCAAGGCCGGGGCAGCAATCCGCAGAGCGACCTCGCCGGCCGGCATGCCATGCTGCGCCGCTACCTGCTGGAAGTCTCCGAGCAGCAGGAGAAGCCGAGCGCCGACAAGGCCGCGTCCGCGGCGGACAAGCCATCGGCCGGATCGGGCCAGGGCACCGGGAGCGCCGCGCCGATCGTATCCGCGGAACGCAGGGAGCTGGCCGCGCAGCTGTCGGGCACGGCGGAGATCCCCACCTACAAGCTGCTGCTGGCCGAGCTGTGCGCACTGGTCTACGCGGTACGGGCCGGGAACACCATGCCCTTGCGGCTGGCGCTCAACCTGTCGCGCGCCTTCATCAAGGCGTCGCCGCTGGCCGGCGCCCCGGACACGCTGCTCGCGGTCAAGAAAGACCTCGTGGCCAATGTCCCGCCCGCCGAAGCCAAGGCAAAGAGCGAGCGTGAAGAGACCTTCTACCTGCTGCTGCCCTTGATGCTGCTCAGCGCGAGCCTGCCCCGCACCTCGGAAATGAAATCCGAGGGCTATGCGCGCAGCGGTGCGCTTGGCCGCCGCTGGGAAGCCGAAGTGTGGTCGCACCAGGCCAGCGTGGTCGGCATGTCCGTCCGTCCCATCAACGTCTCCGCCTGA
- a CDS encoding response regulator transcription factor, with protein sequence MKFAVLTSNPSSFAYVAACLAVQNVECVRFDDALTLLRARRTEAFSLLMIDAQQFRTAGQLVLSWRECNADMCWPTLVFGQFADREDMAQAFEAGVDDLLTGHFTAEELRARVQRVLRRSEQPRQNAGMHVVVGPYRLCRLTRTATVNETPIRLTAREFATAWLLFSSPGTFLSRQQIASAVWGADASIVERSIEQHIYKLRKKLHFGQETGVELKTVYARGYQLAVHEPVHAPLGLSASAALAA encoded by the coding sequence ATGAAATTCGCCGTATTGACCTCCAATCCATCCAGCTTCGCTTATGTGGCCGCTTGCCTGGCCGTGCAGAACGTGGAATGTGTCCGGTTCGACGATGCCCTGACGCTGTTGCGTGCACGGCGGACCGAGGCCTTCAGCCTTCTGATGATCGATGCCCAGCAGTTCCGCACCGCCGGACAGCTGGTGCTGTCCTGGCGCGAGTGCAACGCCGACATGTGCTGGCCGACGCTGGTGTTCGGCCAGTTCGCTGACCGCGAGGACATGGCCCAGGCCTTCGAGGCCGGGGTCGACGACCTGCTCACCGGCCACTTCACCGCCGAGGAGCTGCGCGCCCGCGTGCAGCGCGTGCTGCGCCGTTCCGAGCAGCCGCGCCAGAACGCCGGCATGCACGTGGTGGTCGGCCCCTATCGCCTGTGCCGATTGACCCGCACAGCCACGGTGAACGAGACCCCCATCCGCCTGACCGCACGCGAGTTCGCCACGGCGTGGCTGCTGTTCTCCTCGCCCGGCACCTTCCTGTCGCGCCAGCAGATCGCCTCGGCCGTGTGGGGCGCGGATGCCAGCATCGTCGAGCGTTCGATCGAGCAGCACATTTACAAGCTGCGCAAGAAGCTGCATTTCGGGCAGGAGACCGGTGTCGAGCTCAAGACCGTCTATGCGCGTGGCTACCAGCTCGCTGTCCACGAGCCTGTCCACGCACCGCTCGGATTATCGGCAAGCGCCGCCCTGGCCGCTTAA
- a CDS encoding serine kinase/phosphatase, translated as MTIRGSLPFSQSLTDPNGILSDSAGRIGFQAQMQAATHEGAEDMLFAAEMQNEDNRTNVLAKLMETGPKAAKDLLS; from the coding sequence ATGACGATCCGCGGCTCTCTCCCCTTCTCGCAGTCTCTGACGGATCCGAACGGCATCCTCTCCGACTCGGCCGGGCGCATCGGCTTTCAGGCGCAGATGCAGGCGGCCACGCACGAGGGCGCGGAAGACATGCTGTTCGCCGCCGAAATGCAGAACGAAGACAACCGGACCAACGTGCTCGCCAAGCTGATGGAAACCGGCCCCAAGGCAGCCAAGGACCTGCTCAGCTGA
- a CDS encoding CesT family type III secretion system chaperone: protein MSLEQRDALVRDMCAHLGIPDAEAILAAGRLTVEGFDVIIDAVEDDPAAFYLNFDYGIVTGGRTLRVFRLMLEANLTIYAQDHAQLGLDGDTGGIILIVRVAYAPDLNGEQLAELLGHYAEHGRYWRDNILQTTDDMFESLSNGTYLWIRA, encoded by the coding sequence ATGAGTCTCGAGCAACGCGATGCCCTGGTCCGCGACATGTGCGCCCATCTGGGAATCCCGGATGCGGAGGCCATCCTCGCCGCCGGCCGGCTGACCGTGGAAGGCTTCGACGTCATCATCGATGCCGTGGAAGACGACCCCGCGGCGTTCTACCTGAACTTCGACTACGGCATCGTCACCGGCGGGCGCACCCTGCGCGTCTTCCGGCTGATGCTGGAAGCCAACCTCACCATCTATGCGCAGGATCACGCTCAGCTCGGCCTGGACGGTGACACCGGCGGGATCATCCTGATCGTGCGCGTGGCCTATGCCCCCGACCTGAACGGCGAGCAGTTGGCCGAATTGTTGGGCCATTATGCGGAACACGGTCGCTACTGGCGCGACAACATACTGCAGACCACGGATGACATGTTTGAAAGTCTGTCAAACGGCACTTATCTGTGGATTCGCGCATGA
- the hrpD5 gene encoding HrpD5 family protein gives MNKHIRVLTGRHAGASLDLLPGDWTVDRADTAAVRISDWTDEPLQLQVGIESGVLRVDDEAAEPWPDLEPRRFGDIVLCVGPAGEPWPSDLELLQRLLVPPPAPEPVAEVVAMDTPPKAPPAHRPRAHAGWMGVAAVALLTPCALLLASTREAQQAPQAPAVAPVPLPDRVRTALGQHSVDGLNIEQRDGEITVHGMARTAMESLSVQRELRNISPRIRLDLPVAPEVIENLRESMQEPGLSISYLGDNRFSVSGAAQQPDRVRAVVDRVRGDLGVNIKEVVLNIRQARQEGKLDANSVLSVDELHYVESPDGTKRFLAAQH, from the coding sequence ATGAACAAGCACATTCGCGTTTTAACCGGCAGGCACGCAGGCGCGAGCCTCGACCTCCTCCCCGGCGACTGGACCGTCGACCGCGCGGACACTGCGGCCGTGCGCATCTCCGACTGGACGGACGAGCCGCTGCAGCTCCAGGTCGGCATCGAATCCGGCGTCCTGCGCGTCGACGACGAAGCCGCCGAGCCCTGGCCCGACCTGGAGCCGCGCCGCTTCGGCGACATCGTGCTCTGCGTGGGGCCGGCCGGCGAGCCGTGGCCGTCCGATCTAGAACTGCTGCAGCGCCTGCTGGTGCCGCCGCCCGCGCCCGAGCCCGTCGCCGAGGTTGTCGCGATGGACACGCCGCCCAAGGCCCCGCCGGCCCACCGGCCGCGTGCCCACGCCGGCTGGATGGGCGTCGCGGCCGTTGCGCTGCTCACGCCGTGCGCGCTGCTGCTGGCCTCCACGCGCGAAGCCCAACAAGCGCCGCAGGCGCCGGCCGTCGCGCCGGTGCCGCTGCCCGATCGCGTGCGCACCGCGCTGGGCCAGCACAGCGTCGACGGGCTGAACATCGAGCAGCGCGACGGCGAGATCACGGTGCACGGCATGGCCCGCACGGCGATGGAATCGCTGAGCGTGCAGCGCGAACTGCGCAACATATCGCCCAGGATCCGCCTGGATTTGCCGGTCGCGCCCGAGGTGATCGAGAACCTGCGCGAATCGATGCAGGAACCCGGCCTGAGCATCAGCTATCTCGGCGACAACCGCTTCTCCGTCTCCGGCGCGGCGCAGCAGCCGGACCGCGTGCGCGCCGTCGTCGACCGCGTGCGCGGCGACCTCGGCGTCAACATCAAAGAGGTCGTGCTCAACATCCGGCAGGCCCGCCAAGAAGGCAAGCTGGACGCCAACTCCGTGCTCTCCGTCGACGAGCTGCATTACGTCGAAAGCCCCGACGGCACCAAGCGTTTCCTGGCCGCGCAGCACTGA
- a CDS encoding type III secretion protein HrpX — MFDRFTPDIIETFNGIQAFAKQEGSKDFGPMRKAVATLRETADDFSQRAFRAANPADREQLRTLAQGFGAASDVCNGLITS; from the coding sequence ATGTTCGACCGATTCACGCCCGACATCATCGAGACCTTCAACGGCATCCAGGCCTTCGCCAAACAAGAGGGCAGCAAGGACTTCGGCCCGATGCGCAAGGCGGTTGCGACCCTGCGCGAGACGGCCGACGACTTCTCGCAGCGCGCCTTCCGCGCCGCCAATCCGGCCGATCGTGAGCAGCTTCGCACACTGGCACAGGGTTTCGGGGCAGCGTCCGATGTGTGCAACGGACTTATCACATCATAA
- a CDS encoding DUF4880 domain-containing protein, whose translation MKQPLNDRIAEQAIQWLVLLRSGMASEADRQRFAAWREASPAHADAVRRLEGGLGAVALPSVPMPHRQAARRLLDTAPSPLRHARRALLVGGMGVGVAALVDLQMPLSDLTADMRTATSERRDFKLAGGHHLRLNARSAVDVVPVVHGYNVRLRRGSVLAVAGAWERLRVSSPAGEVECARGIVCTSLDAEGGMTVAVLDGSVALSMPAGASTVAHSGGVHRLGRAGIELLRLSARSVAAWTQGMVEVEHQPLADVIAALRPYHAGMIELHPDAAGLHVTGRFPLDPRRALQMLVDTLPIDVRYIAGLWVRISRR comes from the coding sequence GTGAAGCAGCCGCTGAACGACCGGATCGCTGAGCAGGCCATCCAGTGGCTGGTCCTGCTGCGCTCGGGCATGGCCTCGGAGGCGGACCGCCAGCGCTTTGCGGCGTGGCGCGAGGCCAGTCCCGCCCATGCCGATGCCGTGCGACGGCTGGAAGGCGGGCTCGGCGCGGTCGCGCTGCCGTCGGTACCGATGCCGCATCGGCAGGCAGCCCGGCGCCTGCTGGACACGGCGCCGTCGCCGCTGCGGCATGCCCGCCGGGCGCTGCTCGTCGGCGGGATGGGCGTTGGCGTGGCGGCCCTGGTCGATCTGCAGATGCCGCTGTCGGACCTGACAGCGGACATGCGGACCGCGACCTCGGAGCGCCGCGACTTCAAGCTCGCCGGCGGCCACCATCTGCGGCTCAATGCCCGCAGCGCGGTGGACGTGGTGCCGGTCGTGCACGGCTACAACGTCCGCCTGCGGCGTGGCAGCGTGCTGGCGGTGGCCGGTGCCTGGGAGCGCCTGCGGGTGTCGTCGCCGGCCGGCGAGGTCGAGTGCGCGCGCGGAATCGTATGCACCTCGCTGGATGCGGAGGGCGGCATGACCGTCGCGGTGCTTGACGGGAGCGTGGCCCTGTCGATGCCTGCGGGCGCCTCCACGGTGGCCCACAGCGGCGGAGTGCACCGTCTCGGCCGGGCGGGGATCGAGCTGCTGCGCTTGTCCGCCCGCAGCGTGGCCGCATGGACGCAGGGCATGGTCGAGGTCGAGCACCAGCCGCTGGCGGACGTGATCGCCGCGCTGCGTCCCTACCATGCCGGCATGATCGAGCTGCATCCGGATGCGGCCGGTCTGCATGTGACGGGGCGTTTCCCGCTGGATCCGCGCCGCGCCTTGCAGATGCTGGTGGATACGCTGCCCATCGACGTGAGGTATATCGCCGGCCTGTGGGTCCGCATCAGCCGCCGCTGA
- a CDS encoding response regulator transcription factor translates to MNARVQNDVLRQTAENKYLHTLPNASPRWRPQADTVTTSILWGALTASTGVILVDLAQLAEAAGELPSGQLRPLTLEQTYAMLGRILEAKRHGCEPRPDTGARLSALTPRQHDILREAAHGKSNVEIAQTLHISVETVKSHVRQILMRLDARNRTELAAIYQQNVIEVRARGIN, encoded by the coding sequence ATGAACGCCCGGGTTCAGAACGATGTGCTGCGACAAACAGCCGAAAACAAGTATCTCCACACGCTGCCCAACGCCTCGCCGCGTTGGCGCCCCCAAGCCGACACCGTAACGACCTCCATCCTGTGGGGGGCCCTGACGGCGTCTACCGGCGTGATCCTGGTCGACCTGGCGCAACTGGCCGAGGCGGCAGGCGAACTGCCCTCCGGGCAGTTGCGGCCCCTGACGCTCGAGCAGACCTATGCCATGCTGGGCCGCATCCTCGAAGCCAAGCGGCACGGCTGCGAGCCCCGGCCCGATACCGGTGCGCGCCTGTCCGCGTTGACGCCGCGCCAGCACGATATTCTGCGCGAAGCGGCGCATGGCAAGTCGAATGTGGAAATTGCGCAGACCCTGCATATCAGCGTTGAAACCGTCAAATCGCACGTGCGCCAGATTCTGATGCGCCTGGATGCACGCAATCGGACTGAATTGGCGGCAATATATCAACAAAATGTGATTGAGGTGCGCGCGCGTGGAATCAATTAA
- the sctS gene encoding type III secretion system export apparatus subunit SctS produces MDYDNITRLTSTALLLCLLVSLPAVGVAAIAGLLISFLQAITSLQDSSISHGLKLIIVSLVIVVAAPWGAAAILQFANSIMQTLFTP; encoded by the coding sequence ATGGACTACGACAACATCACGCGCCTGACCTCGACCGCGCTGCTGCTGTGCCTGCTGGTGTCGCTGCCGGCGGTGGGCGTGGCCGCCATTGCCGGCCTGCTGATCTCGTTCCTGCAGGCGATCACGTCGCTGCAGGACAGCAGCATCTCGCACGGGCTCAAGCTCATCATCGTGTCGCTGGTGATCGTGGTGGCCGCGCCGTGGGGGGCTGCCGCCATCCTGCAGTTCGCCAACTCGATCATGCAGACACTCTTCACTCCTTAG